A window of Gadus chalcogrammus isolate NIFS_2021 chromosome 16, NIFS_Gcha_1.0, whole genome shotgun sequence contains these coding sequences:
- the tlcd2 gene encoding TLC domain-containing protein 2, with protein sequence MELNSVILTTAGSAVFFRLVNNAFGQLPMPESACKNAWRWRNICTSFVHSIITGIWAVLCFFLHPQMAEDLIETHSVFSHALVSVSIGYFIYDFFDMVVHQKLSQSWELLFHHVVVITCFGISVLSFRFVGFAVVALLVEINSVFLHLRQMLRMADLASGTPYRVNSIVNLGTYVVFRINTLAWMTRWLVLNRDNVPLVSYTVGSVGMAIMTAMNIVLFCRLLRSDFLKSSAREGKKEKEM encoded by the exons ATGGAGTTAAATTCAGTGATTTTAACAACTGCTGGGTCCGCGGTTTTTTTCCGATTGGTAAATAATGCGTTCGGACAACTACCAATGCCAGAATCTGCGTGCAAAAATGCATGGAGATGGAGAAATATCTGTACATCGTTTGTCCACAGTATCATCACTGGCATCTGGGCAGTACTCTG CTTTTTCCTTCACCCACAGATGGCTGAAGATTTAATTGAGACCCATTCTGTTTTTTCTCACGCGTTGGTTTCAGTTTCAATTG GTTATTTCATCTATGACTTCTTTGACATGGTGGTGCACCAGAAGCTCAGTCAGTCCTGGGAACTTCTCTTTCATCATGTGGTG GTGATCACGTGCTTTGGCATCTCGGTGCTGTCCTTCCGCTTCGTGGGCTTCGCCGTGGTGGCCCTGCTGGTGGAGATCAACTCGGTGTTCCTGCACCTGCGGCAGATGCTGCGCATGGCTGACCTGGCGTCGGGCACCCCCTACCGGGTCAACAGCATCGTCAACCTGGGCACCTACGTGGTGTTCCGCATCAACACGCTGGCCTGGATGACGCGCTGGCTGGTGCTGAACCGGGACAACGTGCCCCTGGTGTCCTACACGGTGGGCAGCGTGGGCATGGCCATCATGACCGCCATGAACATCGTGCTCTTCTGCCGCCTGCTGCGCAGCGACTTCCTGAAGAGCAGTGCGCGGGAGGGCAAGAAGGAAAAGGAGAtgtga
- the aifm4 gene encoding apoptosis inducing factor mitochondria associated 4: MNEDLTAEQGEVTALLCQEDELQDGQMREVEVEGQKVLLVRTEGRYGAVGSRCTHYNAPLVKGALVGNRVRCPFHGACFNVMTGDIEEFPGLDCLPSYKVKVEDGNVYISFNRKALKLSRRVKEMSSREPEVNHTTLLIGGGPAALLCAETLRQNSYQGRIVMVTKDALPPFDKPKLSKALNSESSQILLRSEDFFKQYGIEVWTQKEVVSVEPVDKVVRLSDGTVQPYDQLLISTGCRARSLGCPGQHLKGVKLLQTHQDAQHIHNSCQGQRAVIIGASFIGMEVASYLSNKAASVAMVGTTQYPFERSLGPEIGKMAMHMLEENNVKFYMKDRVLEIKGEDGKVKEVVLESGAVLQADVVVAGIGVVPNSDFLMGSQVQTDSRKAVVVDEFMKTNVPDIYGAGDVTSFPLPIRGGQRVQIGHWQMAHSHGRAAALNMLNKPTKMDSVPFFWTVLLGKSIRYAGYGEGYTEIIFKGKVEEGKFLAFYIKEQVVVAAASLMFDPAVSLIAELMSSGQQITKTQAQSEDLSWLKL; the protein is encoded by the exons ATGAATGAAGACTTGACAGCAGAGCAAGGAGAAGTGACTGCACTTCTCTGCCAAGAAGATGAACTACAGGATGGACA AATGAGGGAGGTAGAAGTGGAGGGCCAAAAGGTGCTGCTGGTCCGTACTGAGGGCCGGTATGGTGCTGTGGGTAGTCGCTGCACCCATTATAACGCTCCCCTGGTCAAAG GAGCTTTGGTGGGCAACAGGGTCAGATGTCCCTTCCACGGTGCTTGTTTCAATGTTATGACTGGAGATATAGAGGAGTTTCCAGGTCTCGACTGTTTGCCCTCTTACAAG GTTAAAGTCGAGGATGGCAACGTGTACATCTCATTCAACCGAAAG GCTCTGAAGCTCAGCAGGCGGGTGAAAGAGATGAGCAGCAGAGAGCCAGAGGTCAACCACACCACCCTGCTCATAGGAGGAG GCCCCGCAGCCCTGCTCTGTGCCGAGACACTGAGACAGAACTCTTACCAGGGTCGAATCGTCATGGTAACCAAAGACGCCCTGCCCCCGTTTGACAAACCCAAATTAAGCAAG GCATTGAATTCGGAGAGCAGCCAAATTCTCCTTCGTTCTGAGGACTTCTTCAAACAGTATGGCATAGAGGTGTGGACACAAAAAGAG gtcgTGTCGGTAGAGCCGGTCGATAAGGTGGTGAGGCTGAGTGACGGAACAGTGCAACCTTACGACCAGCTGCTCATCTCTACCGGCTGTAG GGCGCGGTCGCTAGGCTGTCCTGGCCAACACCTGAAGGGAGTCAAGCTGCTGCAGACTCACCAGGATGCCCAGCACATCCATAACTCCTGTCAGGGTCAAAGGGCAGTCATCATTGGCGCATCCTTCATAG GCATGGAGGTGGCTTCTTACCTATCGAATAAAGCTGCCAGCGTGGCCATGGTTGGCACCACTCAATACCCTTTTGAAAGGTCACTTGGCCCCGAGATTGGGAAGATGGCGATGCAT ATGTTGGAGGAAAATAACGTGAAGTTCTACATGAAGGACAGAGTTCTAGAGATCAAGGGAGAAGATGGCAAA GTTAAAGAAGTGGTGCTGGAGAGTGGTGCCGTTCTGCAAGCGGATGTTGTGGTGGCCGGAATTG GTGTCGTCCCAAATTCTGACTTCCTGATGGGAAGCCAGGTGCAGACGGATTCCAGGAAGGCTGTAGTCGTTGATGAG TTCATGAAGACCAACGTACCAGACATCTATGGTGCTGGCGATGTCACGTCCTTCCCCCTCCCAATCCGCGGGGGTCAGAGGGTCCAGATCGGCCACTGGCAGATGGCACATTCCCATG GCAGAGCTGCGGCCTTAAACATGCTGAACAAGCCCACCAAGATGGATTCTGTTCCGTTCTTTTGGACTGTGTTGCTCGGAAAAAGTATCCGATACGCAG GTTATGGGGAAGGATACACAGAAATCATATTCAAAGGCAAAGTGGAGGAAGGAAAGTTCCTAGCATTTTACATCAA AGAGCAGGTGGTGGTCGCAGCAGCAAGTCTCATGTTTGACCCTGCTGTATCTCTGATCGCAGAACTCATGTCCTCAGGGCAGCAAATCACAAAGACACAGGCACA ATCTGAGGACCTGAGCTGGTTGAAATTATAG